A window of the Canis lupus baileyi chromosome 8, mCanLup2.hap1, whole genome shotgun sequence genome harbors these coding sequences:
- the PMS2 gene encoding mismatch repair endonuclease PMS2 isoform X3 has translation MELLEILCALNLQSLIPFVQLPPSDSVCEEYGLNRADVLHSRFHISGFISHCAHGVGRSSTDRQFFFINRRPCDPAKVSRLVNEVYHMYNRHQYPFIVLNISVDSECIDINVTPDKRQILLQEEKLLLAVLKTSLIAMFDSNVNKLTVSQQPLLDIEGHVIKTHQAEMDKPLAEKQDSPALFRTEGEEKRAVTISRLRENFSLRHTTENRSRGPQTPESRQISPRQKRHIQLPGALHSPCTPRPVPDTNSCGPQEVVRHLDEGPCGRSNRVDIEQESGPSHLSGGLGEGLSAPEAGSHSGGVSAACAPEDTLSQGSAESPEIDHHPADAGGQLDHENSGQTCRISPQPADMSFSNTKRFKKDGAPLNSDAHPGLVKTRNTPASQVDVAVKINKKVVPLAFSMRSLAKQIKQLRQQGQQREGEQNCRKFRAKICPGENQAAEDELRKEISKTMFAEMEIIGQFNLGFIITKLKADIFIVDQHATDEKYNFEMLQQHTVLQGQRLIAPQTLNLTAVNEAILIENLEIFRKNGFDFVIDEGAPVTERAKLISLPTSKNWTFGPQDIDELIFMLSDSPGVMCRPSRVRQMFASRACRKSVMIGTALNTSEMKKLITHMGEMDHPWNCPHGRPTMRHIANLDVISQN, from the exons CATCTCGGGCTTCATCTCTCACTGTGCTCATGGTGTTGGAAGAAGTTCAACAGACAGACAGTTTTTCTTCATCAATCGGCGGCCTTGTGACCCAGCAAAG GTCTCCAGACTCGTGAATGAGGTCTATCACATGTATAATCGACATCAGTATCCATTTATTGTTCTTAACATTTCTGTTGATTCAG aaTGTATTGATATCAATGTTACCCCAGATAAAAGGCAAATTTTACTACAAGAGGAGAAGCTTTTGTTGGCAGTTTTAAAGACGTCTTTGATAGCAATGTTTGATAGCAACGTCAACAAACTCACTGTCTCTCAGCAACCATTGTTGGATATTGAAG GTCATGTAATAAAAACGCATCAGGCAGAAATGGACAAGCCCCTGGCAGAAAAACAGGATAGTCCTGCTTTGTTCAGGAccgaaggagaagagaaaagggctGTGACCATCTCCAGACTGAGAGAGAACTTTTCTCTTCGGCACACAACAGAGAACAGGTCTCGGGGCCCCCAGACCCCTGAATCAAGGCAGATCTCCCCAAGACAGAAAAGGCACATACAGTTGCCTGGCGCTTTGCACTCCCCCTGCACCCCGAGGCCCGTCCCTGACACCAACTCATGTGGTCCTCAGGAGGTGGTGAGACATTTGGATGAGGGCCCCTGTGGCCGCAGTAACAGGGTGGACATAGAACAGGAATCCGGGCCCAGCCACCTGTCAGGTGGCCTGGGGGAAGGGCTGAGCGCCCCAGAAGCGGGCAGTCACTCTGGCGGGGTGTCTGCTGCTTGCGCCCCTGAGGACACGCTTTCACAAGGAAGTGCAGAGTCACCTGAGATCGACCATCACCCTGCTGATGCCGGAGGCCAGCTCGACCATGAGAACAGTGGCCAGACATGTCGAATCTCGCCTCAGCCTGCAGACATGTCCTTCTCAAACACAAAGCGTTTTAAAAAAGATGGAGCGCCTCTAAATTCTGATGCCCACCCAGGGCTGGTGAAGACTCGGAACACGCCAGCGTCTCAGGTTGATGTGGCTGTTAAGATCAATAAGAAAGTAGTGCCCCTTGCCTTTTCTATGCGCTCCCTAGCTAAACAGATAAAGCAGTTGAGGCAGCAGGGACAGCAAAGAGAAGGCGAGCAGAACTGTAGGAAGTTCAGGGCCAAGATTTGCCCTGGAGAAAACCAGGCTGCGGAAGATGAACTAAGAAAGGAGATAAG TAAAACAATGTTCGCAGAAATGGAGATCATTGGTCAGTTTAACTTGGGATTTATAATCaccaaactgaaggcagacatcttCATAGTGGACCAGCACGCCACGGATGAGAAGTACAACTTTGAGATGCTGCAGCAGCACACGGTCCTCCAAGGCCAGAGGCTCATAGC ACCCCAGACTCTCAACTTAACGGCTGTCAATGAAGCTATTCTaatagaaaacctggaaataTTCAGAAAGAATGGCTTTGATTTTGTTATCGACGAAGGAG ctcCAGTCACTGAAAGAGCTAAGTTGATTTCCTTGCCAACTAGCAAAAACTGGACCTTTGGACCCCAGGACATCGATGAACTGATCTTTATGCTGAGTGACAGTCCTGGGGTTATGTGCCGTCCTTCCCGGGTCAGGCAGATGTTTGCCTCCAGAGCCTGTCGGAAGTCT GTAATGATTGGAACTGCTCTTAATACAAGTGAGATGAAGAAGTTGATTACCCACATGGGCGAGATGGACCATCCTTGGAACTGTCCCCACGGAAGGCCAACCATGAGACACATTGCCAACCTGGATGTCATTTCTCAAAACTGA